In Antechinus flavipes isolate AdamAnt ecotype Samford, QLD, Australia chromosome 3, AdamAnt_v2, whole genome shotgun sequence, a genomic segment contains:
- the LOC127556030 gene encoding phospholipase A2 homolog otoconin-22-like: MIRGPPIQALSPSPCPVLALCQGSCTEAQLDELIRLHTFTHGLANFSSYGCHCGPGTQGAPMDKIDKCCHSHDCCYNKAQVFGCTPGSHTYRYLNLGTKVKCVKTRDRCEKMMCECDNKMAKCFRKYLPMYNPQLQSLPEAPCYGPRPFC, encoded by the exons ATGATCAGAGGACCCCCCATTCAGGCCCTGTCCCCCTCTCCCTGTCCTGTCCTAGCCTTGTGCCAGGGGAGCTGCACGGAAGCCCAGCTGGATGAACTGATCAGACTGCACACTTTCACCCACGGGCTGGCCAACTTCAGCAGCTACGGTTGTCACTGTGGCCCTGGCACCCAGGGTGCCCCCATGGACAAGATTGACAA GTGCTGCCACAGCCATGACTGCTGTTACAACAAAGCCCAGGTGTTTGGCTGCACCCCTGGCTCCCACACCTACAGATACCTTAACCTGGGGACCAAGGTGAAGTGCG TGAAGACTCGGGACCGATGCGAGAAAATGATGTGTGAGTGTGATAACAAGATGGCCAAATGTTTCCGAAAATACCTGCCCATGTACAACCCTCAGCTCCAGAGCCTCCCAGAAGCCCCCTGCTACGGCCCCCGGCCTTTCTGCTGA
- the SCNN1D gene encoding amiloride-sensitive sodium channel subunit delta — MDTLKERQESEGLIELYDSFGDLFNFFCTNTTIHGTVRLVCSSHNQLKTAFWSLLFLAAFGMLSWQFGLLFEEYWKYPVIMNISVPSKPKMFPSITLCDMNPHRSLFVKRYLEELDEFAQENIYSLYKLNITEKQAGGHSGPALRPSFNRLFHLDRSISLEKLDRDAINEVGFRLCNGTDGDCFYRTHSSGVTAIQDWYQFHFINIMALLPPQNEKFHEDHEGNFILSCCYNGEPCQEHNYNISRHPIYGSCYTFNNWEKNNWRAKRPGLTHGMLASRSLIGTPQSGLVWKALQLSEPTASLILLFSLPEISFFLKVEQNNHFPLLSTEAGVKVMIHGQNQKPFLDHQGISLRPGTETTIHVREDEVEHRGSPYSNCTEDNRDVADQRLSDSVHQACLHSCLQELMIQTCGCGYYFYPLPDGAQYCNYNQHPAWGHCFYKLYQKQKSHRPSCFSLCPKPCRGFLYQFSTGVAKWPSSKSEDLILSVLGKDSSRNWRNSSAKVHIFHQRLNYFSMKEEPVYLVPDLLFEMGRLWGQWFGSSVLSIVEILELLLDVTALTFVLGYRRFFGSRPRPQQDLARE; from the exons ATGGACACCCTTAAGGAGAGGCAGGAGAGCGAAGGGCTGATCGAGCTCTATGACTCCTTTGGGGACTTGTTCAACTTTTTTTGTACCAACACTACCATCCACGGCACAGTCCGGCTCGTCTGCTCCAGCCACAACCAGCTGAAGACGGCCTTCTGGAGCCTGCTCTTCCTGGCCGCCTTCGGCATGCTCTCCTGGCAGTTTGGATTACTCTTTGAGGAGTACTGGAAATACCCAGTCATCATGAATATCTCGGTCCCCTCAAAGCCCAAGATGTTCCCGTCCATTACACTCTGTGACATGAACCCACACAG GTCTCTGTTCGTGAAGCGGTACCTGGAAGAACTGGATGAATTTGCCCAGGAGAACATCTATTccttatacaagttaaatatcACTGAAAAACAAGCAGGGGGTCATAGCGGGCCTGCTCTCCGTCCCAGTTTTAACAGGCTCTTTCACCTCGACCGAAGCATCTCCCTGGAGAAGCTGGACAGAGATGCCATTAACGAAGTGGGATTCAGGCTG TGTAACGGCACAGATGGCGACTGCTTCTACCGCACCCATTCCTCGGGGGTTACCGCCATCCAAGACTGGTATCAGTTCCACTTCATCAATATCATGGCCCTGCTGCCACCTCAGAATGAGAAATTCCACGAAGACCATGAGGGCAActtcatcctcagctgctgctaCAATGGAGAGCCCTGTCAGGAGCA TAACTATAACATTTCCCGTCACCCCATCTATGGGAGCTGTTACACCTTCAACAATTGGGAAAAGAACAACTGGAGAGCTAAGAGACCTGGTCTCACTCACG GAATGCTGGCTTCCCGCTCTCTAATTGGAACCCCCCAGTCTGGTTTGGTATGGAAAGCCCTGCAGCTGTCTGAGCCAACCGCCTCCCTCATCCTTCTTTTCTCGTTGCCAGAAATCAGCTTCTTTCTCAAGGTCGAGCAGAACAATCACTTCCCATTGTTGTCTACTGAGGCCGGGGTCAAGGTCATGATCCATGGCCAGAATCAGAAACCTTTCCTGGACCACCAGGGCATCAGCCTTCGTCCAGGCACCGAGACCACGATACATGTGAGAGAG GATGAGGTGGAACATCGAGGGAGTCCGTATAGCAACTGCACGGAGGACAATAGGGATGTGGCTGACCAGCGTCTCTCTGACAGTGTCCACCAG gCTTGTCTGCACTCCTGCCTCCAGGAGCTGATGATCCAGACTTGCGGCTGTGGTTATTACTTCTACCCACTCCCGGATGGCGCCCAGTATTGCAACTACAACCAGCATCCAGCCTGGg GTCACTGCTTCTACAAACTCTACCAAAAGCAGAAGTCTCACAGGCCTTCCTGCTTCAGCCTCTGCCCTAAGCCCTGCAG GGGATTCTTGTACCAGTTCTCAACCGGGGTCGCCAAATGGCCCTCATCTAAGTCAGAG GACTTGATCCTGTCCGTGCTGGGCAAGGACAGTTCCAGGAACTGGAG GAACAGCAGTGCCAAGGTCCACATATTCCACCAGCGGCTCAATTATTTCTCTATGAAGGAAGAGCCCGTGTATTTG GTCCCTGACCTCCTGTTTGAAATGGGCAGGCTGTGGGGCCAGTGGTTTGGGTCCTCGGTGCTCTCTATTGTGGAAATTCTGGAACTCCTTCTGGATGTAACAGCCCTGACTTTCGTCCTGGGCTATCGCCGCTTCTTTGGGTCCAGGCCGAGGCCCCAGCAGGACCTGGCCAGGGAGTGA